CAAGAGCGGGCGTGCGGCGCCCGCTCGAATTTTTATCGTAGCTGCCGGTCTTTGACCGGCCTTTTTCTACCACCCCAAACAGATTTGTAATCCATTGTTAAAAAAGAACGTAGAAAGAATCCATATGTAGCGAAAAATTTGTGATTCTCGTTGAAAATCAGTAAATTGATAAGTTAATCCGGACATATCCTCCGTGCGCACGGGCAAGCCTACTCGAATAGACCGAATGCTCGAGAAGCTCTTCGAGCAGAAGAAGTGGCGGCAGGGCATTCGCGCGGCCCGGCTGCGGCTCTCGTGGGAGGAGGTGGTGGGTCCGCAGGTGGCCGCCCACACCAAGCCCGAACACCTGTCTCGCGGCCGACTCTACGTCAGCTGCGACCACGACGTGTGGCGGACCGAGCTCGCCTACCTGAAGCCCGAACTGTTGAAGCGCATCGCCGAAGCCGTGGGCGAAGGCGTGGTCAAGGAGATTTTCTTGAGGTAGGGAGAGATGGATTGTCCTGAACGAAACGAATGGGTGGTGGCTTGGGGACGGAATGCAAGCAGCACAATGAAGCAACGGGGCGGTTGCACGTATATGCGTGGGTCATGGCGTCTGACGGGCATACGAGATACGTACCATCGTGATACAGTCTAACTCAATAAAGAGGAAAATCCTATGAGTACGAGCGATGTGATGTCCTTGATTGCTGCATGGGTTGTTGCTCTTTCAGCCGTTATTGCGGTAATCGTCAATGTAAGAGACTACATGCAACGAAGGCATGATAGACCGGCTCGGAAGACT
The sequence above is drawn from the bacterium genome and encodes:
- a CDS encoding DUF721 domain-containing protein, with product MRTGKPTRIDRMLEKLFEQKKWRQGIRAARLRLSWEEVVGPQVAAHTKPEHLSRGRLYVSCDHDVWRTELAYLKPELLKRIAEAVGEGVVKEIFLR